Below is a window of bacterium DNA.
CTACCTCTGGAATTCAGGATATGAGTAATGATATATCAGAAGAGACATTAACCGGAACTATAGAGCAAGTTTATTTATGTCCTATGGGGCCTATCTTACTCTTATTATCAAGAACATTAGCTGCTCTTTTATCTACAATTATATTTTTACCAATTATTTTCTATATATTACAACTCTCAACCGGAATTTATTTAGAACTCAAATTAAGTTCTACTTTGCCTATATTGATATTTACATTCATAGGACTATGTGGATTTGGATTCATCTTAGCCGGTATGACATTAATCTTTAAAAGGATAGATCTTTTACTTCTGCTGATGCCTATTTTACTCCTTGTTTTAGCCATGATTCCTATAGAAACTTTATCTCATGAACTTCAGGTACTTGCTGGATTTTTCCCTCTTAGCCAGGGGATAAAATTAGCTAGACTTATACTGTTAGAGGAACAAGGATTCCTTACTTTACTCAAAAATGGTGAGGTTTTAGTATTAGTCTTAAACTCTAT
It encodes the following:
- a CDS encoding ABC transporter permease, with the translated sequence MKRYPIDTIIGLFITYLFFMAIFFGAKAMVGKDIPLNFGDTARGIIIGYLMWLFATSGIQDMSNDISEETLTGTIEQVYLCPMGPILLLLSRTLAALLSTIIFLPIIFYILQLSTGIYLELKLSSTLPILIFTFIGLCGFGFILAGMTLIFKRIDLLLLLMPILLLVLAMIPIETLSHELQVLAGFFPLSQGIKLARLILLEEQGFLTLLKNGEVLVLVLNSICYFLVGVWGYKIADKIARDKGLLGHY